In one window of Gorilla gorilla gorilla isolate KB3781 chromosome 2, NHGRI_mGorGor1-v2.1_pri, whole genome shotgun sequence DNA:
- the IL17RC gene encoding interleukin-17 receptor C isoform X17 has protein sequence MPVPWFLLSLALGRSPVVLSLERLVGPQDATHCSPVSLEPWGDEERLRVQFLAQQSLSLAPVTAATARTALSGLSGADGRREEWGRGKSWVCLPLGGSGNTEPQKKGLSCHLWDSDILCLPGDIVPAPGPVLAPTHLQTELVLRCQKETDCDLCLRVAVHLAVHGHWEEPEDEKKFGGAADSGVEEPRNASLQAQVVLSFQAYPTARCVLLEVQVPAALVQFGQSVGSVVYDCFEAALGSEVRIWSYTQPRYEKELNHTQQLPALPWLNVSADGDNVHLVLNVSEEQHFGLSLYWNQVQGPPKPRWHKNLTGPQIITLNHTDLVPCLCIQVWPLEPDSVRTNICPFREDPRAHRNLWQAARLRLLTLQSWLLDAPCSLPAEAALCWRALGGDPCQPLVPPLSWENVTVDKVLEFPLLKGHPNLCVQVNSSEKLQLQECLWADSLGPLKDDVLLLETRGPQDNRSLCALEPSGCTSLPSRASTLWDDDLGALWACPMDKYIHKRWALVWLACLLFAAALSLILLLKKDHAKAAARGRAALLLYSADDSGFERLVGALASALCQLPLRVAVDLWSRRELSAQGPVAWFHAQRRQTLQEGGVVVLLFSPGAVALCSEWLQDGVSGPGAHGPHDAFRASLSCVLPDFLQGRAPGSYVGACFDRLLHPDAVPALFRTVPVFTLPSQLPDFLGALQQPRAPRSGRLQERAEQVSRALQPALDCYFHPPGTPAPGRGVGPGAGDGT, from the exons ATGCCTGTGCCCTGGTTCTTGCTGTCCTTGGCACTGGGCCGAAGCCCAGTGGTCCTTTCTCTGGAGAGGCTTGTGGGGCCTCAGGACGCTACCCACTGCTCTCCGGTGAGTCTGGAACCCTGGGGAGACGAGGAAAGGCTCAGAGTTCAGTTTTTGGCTCAGCAAAGCCTTAGCCTGGCTCCTGTCACTGCTGCCACCGCCAGAACTGCCCTGTCTGGTCTGTCTGGTGCTGATGGTAGAAGAGAAGAATGGGGAAGGGGCAAGAGCTGGGTCTGTCTTCCTCTGGGAGGGTCTGGGAATACGGAGCCCCAGAAAAAG ggCCTCTCCTGCCACCTCTGGG ACAGTGACATACTCTGCCTGCCTGGGGACATCGTGCCTGCTCCGGGCCCCGTGCTGGCGCCTACGCACCTGCAGACAGAGCTGGTGCTGAGGTGCCAAAAGGAGACCGACTGTGACCTCTGTCTGCGTGTGGCTGTCCACTTGGCCGTGCATG GGCACTGGGAAGAGCCTGAAGATGAGAAAAAGTTTGGAGGAGCAGCTGACTCAGGGGTGGAGGAGCCTAGGAATG CCTCTCTCCAGGCCCAAGTCGTGCTCTCCTTCCAGGCCTACCCTACTGCCCGCTGCGTCCTGCTGGAGGTGCAAGTGCCTGCTGCCCTTGTGCAGTTTGGTCAGTCTGTG GGCTCTGTGGTATATGACTGCTTCGAGGCTGCCCTAGGGAGTGAGGTACGAATCTGGTCCTATACTCAGCCCAGGTACGAGAAGGAACTCAACCACACACAGCAGCTGCCTG ccctgccctggcTCAACGTGTCAGCAGATGGTGACAACGTGCATCTGGTTCTGAATGTCTCTGAGGAGCAGCACTTCGGCCTCTCCCTGTACTGGAATCAGGTCCAGGGCCCCCCAAAACCCCGGTGGCACAAAAACCTG ACTGGACCGCAGATCATTACCTTGAACCACACAGACCTGGTTCCCTGCCTCTGTATTCAG GTGTGGCCTCTGGAACCTGACTCCGTTAGGACGAACATCTGCCCCTTCAGGGAGG ACCCCCGCGCACACCGAAACCTCTGGCAAGCCGCCCGACTGCGACTGCTGACCCTGCAGAGCTGGCTGCTGGACGCACCGTGCTCGCTGCCCGCAGAAGCAGCACTGTGCTGGCGGGCTCTGGGTGGGGACCCCTGCCAGCCACTGGTCCCACCGCTTTCCTGGGAGAATGTCACTGTGGAC AAGGTTCTCGAGTTCCCATTGCTGAAAGGCCACCCTAACCTCTGTGTTCAG GTGAACAGCTCGGAGAAGCTGCAGCTGCAGGAGTGCTTGTGGGCTG ACTCCCTGGGGCCTCTCAAAGACGATGTGCTACTGTTGGAGACACGAGGCCCCCAGGACAACAGATCCCTCTGTGCCTTGGAACCCAGTGGCTGTACTTCACTACCCAGCAGAGCCTCCACG CTATGGGATGATGACTTGGGAGCGCTATGGGCCTGCCCCATGGACAAAT ACATCCACAAGCGCTGGGCCCTCGTGTGGCTGGCCTGCCTACTCTTTGCCGCTGCGCTTTCCCTCATCCTCCTTCTCAAAAAGGATCACGCGAAAG CGGCCGCCAGGGGCCGCGCGGCTCTGCTCCTCTACTCAGCCGATGACTCGGGCTTCGAGCGCCTGGTGGGCGCCCTGGCGTCGGCCCTGTGCCAGCTGCCGCTGCGCGTGGCCGTAGACCTGTGGAGCCGTCGTGAACTGAGCGCGCAGGGGCCCGTGGCTTGGTTTCACGCGCAGCGGCGCCAGACCCTGCAGGAGGGCGGCGTGGTGGTCTTGCTCTTCTCGCCCGGTGCGGTGGCGCTGTGCAGCGAGTGGCTACAGGACGGGGTGTCCGGGCCCGGGGCGCACGGCCCGCACGACGCCTTCCGCGCCTCGCTCAGCTGCGTGCTGCCCGACTTCTTGCAGGGCCGGGCGCCCGGCAGCTACGTGGGGGCCTGCTTCGACAGGCTGCTCCACCCGGACGCCGTACCCGCCCTTTTCCGCACCGTGCCCGTCTTCACACTGCCCTCCCAACTGCCAGACTTCCTGGGGGCCCTGCAGCAGCCTCGCGCCCCGCGTTCCGGGCGGCTCCAAGAGAGAGCGGAGCAAGTGTCCCGGGCCCTTCAGCCAGCCCTGGATTGCTACTTCCATCCCCCGGGGACTCCCGCGCCGGGACGCGGGGTGGGACCTGGGGCGGGGGACGGGACTTAA
- the IL17RC gene encoding interleukin-17 receptor C isoform X36: MPVPWFLLSLALGRSPVVLSLERLVGPQDATHCSPGLSCHLWDSDILCLPGDIVPAPGPVLAPTHLQTELVLRCQKETDCDLCLRVAVHLAVHGHWEEPEDEKKFGGAADSGVEEPRNASLQAQVVLSFQAYPTARCVLLEVQVPAALVQFGQSVGSVVYDCFEAALGSEVRIWSYTQPRYEKELNHTQQLPALPWLNVSADGDNVHLVLNVSEEQHFGLSLYWNQVQGPPKPRWHKNLTGPQIITLNHTDLVPCLCIQVWPLEPDSVRTNICPFREDPRAHRNLWQAARLRLLTLQSWLLDAPCSLPAEAALCWRALGGDPCQPLVPPLSWENVTVDKVLEFPLLKGHPNLCVQQVNSSEKLQLQECLWADSLGPLKDDVLLLETRGPQDNRSLCALEPSGCTSLPSRASTLWDDDLGALWACPMDKYIHKRWALVWLACLLFAAALSLILLLKKDHAKGWLRLLKQDVRSGAAARGRAALLLYSADDSGFERLVGALASALCQLPLRVAVDLWSRRELSAQGPVAWFHAQRRQTLQEGGVVVLLFSPGAVALCSEWLQDGVSGPGAHGPHDAFRASLSCVLPDFLQGRAPGSYVGACFDRLLHPDAVPALFRTVPVFTLPSQLPDFLGALQQPRAPRSGRLQERAEQVSRALQPALDCYFHPPGTPAPGRGVGPGAGDGT, encoded by the exons ATGCCTGTGCCCTGGTTCTTGCTGTCCTTGGCACTGGGCCGAAGCCCAGTGGTCCTTTCTCTGGAGAGGCTTGTGGGGCCTCAGGACGCTACCCACTGCTCTCCG ggCCTCTCCTGCCACCTCTGGG ACAGTGACATACTCTGCCTGCCTGGGGACATCGTGCCTGCTCCGGGCCCCGTGCTGGCGCCTACGCACCTGCAGACAGAGCTGGTGCTGAGGTGCCAAAAGGAGACCGACTGTGACCTCTGTCTGCGTGTGGCTGTCCACTTGGCCGTGCATG GGCACTGGGAAGAGCCTGAAGATGAGAAAAAGTTTGGAGGAGCAGCTGACTCAGGGGTGGAGGAGCCTAGGAATG CCTCTCTCCAGGCCCAAGTCGTGCTCTCCTTCCAGGCCTACCCTACTGCCCGCTGCGTCCTGCTGGAGGTGCAAGTGCCTGCTGCCCTTGTGCAGTTTGGTCAGTCTGTG GGCTCTGTGGTATATGACTGCTTCGAGGCTGCCCTAGGGAGTGAGGTACGAATCTGGTCCTATACTCAGCCCAGGTACGAGAAGGAACTCAACCACACACAGCAGCTGCCTG ccctgccctggcTCAACGTGTCAGCAGATGGTGACAACGTGCATCTGGTTCTGAATGTCTCTGAGGAGCAGCACTTCGGCCTCTCCCTGTACTGGAATCAGGTCCAGGGCCCCCCAAAACCCCGGTGGCACAAAAACCTG ACTGGACCGCAGATCATTACCTTGAACCACACAGACCTGGTTCCCTGCCTCTGTATTCAG GTGTGGCCTCTGGAACCTGACTCCGTTAGGACGAACATCTGCCCCTTCAGGGAGG ACCCCCGCGCACACCGAAACCTCTGGCAAGCCGCCCGACTGCGACTGCTGACCCTGCAGAGCTGGCTGCTGGACGCACCGTGCTCGCTGCCCGCAGAAGCAGCACTGTGCTGGCGGGCTCTGGGTGGGGACCCCTGCCAGCCACTGGTCCCACCGCTTTCCTGGGAGAATGTCACTGTGGAC AAGGTTCTCGAGTTCCCATTGCTGAAAGGCCACCCTAACCTCTGTGTTCAG CAGGTGAACAGCTCGGAGAAGCTGCAGCTGCAGGAGTGCTTGTGGGCTG ACTCCCTGGGGCCTCTCAAAGACGATGTGCTACTGTTGGAGACACGAGGCCCCCAGGACAACAGATCCCTCTGTGCCTTGGAACCCAGTGGCTGTACTTCACTACCCAGCAGAGCCTCCACG CTATGGGATGATGACTTGGGAGCGCTATGGGCCTGCCCCATGGACAAAT ACATCCACAAGCGCTGGGCCCTCGTGTGGCTGGCCTGCCTACTCTTTGCCGCTGCGCTTTCCCTCATCCTCCTTCTCAAAAAGGATCACGCGAAAG GGTGGCTGAGGCTCTTGAAACAGGACGTCCGCTCGGGGG CGGCCGCCAGGGGCCGCGCGGCTCTGCTCCTCTACTCAGCCGATGACTCGGGCTTCGAGCGCCTGGTGGGCGCCCTGGCGTCGGCCCTGTGCCAGCTGCCGCTGCGCGTGGCCGTAGACCTGTGGAGCCGTCGTGAACTGAGCGCGCAGGGGCCCGTGGCTTGGTTTCACGCGCAGCGGCGCCAGACCCTGCAGGAGGGCGGCGTGGTGGTCTTGCTCTTCTCGCCCGGTGCGGTGGCGCTGTGCAGCGAGTGGCTACAGGACGGGGTGTCCGGGCCCGGGGCGCACGGCCCGCACGACGCCTTCCGCGCCTCGCTCAGCTGCGTGCTGCCCGACTTCTTGCAGGGCCGGGCGCCCGGCAGCTACGTGGGGGCCTGCTTCGACAGGCTGCTCCACCCGGACGCCGTACCCGCCCTTTTCCGCACCGTGCCCGTCTTCACACTGCCCTCCCAACTGCCAGACTTCCTGGGGGCCCTGCAGCAGCCTCGCGCCCCGCGTTCCGGGCGGCTCCAAGAGAGAGCGGAGCAAGTGTCCCGGGCCCTTCAGCCAGCCCTGGATTGCTACTTCCATCCCCCGGGGACTCCCGCGCCGGGACGCGGGGTGGGACCTGGGGCGGGGGACGGGACTTAA
- the IL17RC gene encoding interleukin-17 receptor C isoform X29, which yields MPVPWFLLSLALGRSPVVLSLERLVGPQDATHCSPGLSCHLWDSDILCLPGDIVPAPGPVLAPTHLQTELVLRCQKETDCDLCLRVAVHLAVHGHWEEPEDEKKFGGAADSGVEEPRNASLQAQVVLSFQAYPTARCVLLEVQVPAALVQFGQSVGSVVYDCFEAALGSEVRIWSYTQPRYEKELNHTQQLPDCRGLEVRNSIPSCWALPWLNVSADGDNVHLVLNVSEEQHFGLSLYWNQVQGPPKPRWHKNLTGPQIITLNHTDLVPCLCIQVWPLEPDSVRTNICPFREDPRAHRNLWQAARLRLLTLQSWLLDAPCSLPAEAALCWRALGGDPCQPLVPPLSWENVTVDKVLEFPLLKGHPNLCVQQVNSSEKLQLQECLWADSLGPLKDDVLLLETRGPQDNRSLCALEPSGCTSLPSRASTLWDDDLGALWACPMDKYIHKRWALVWLACLLFAAALSLILLLKKDHAKGWLRLLKQDVRSGAAARGRAALLLYSADDSGFERLVGALASALCQLPLRVAVDLWSRRELSAQGPVAWFHAQRRQTLQEGGVVVLLFSPGAVALCSEWLQDGVSGPGAHGPHDAFRASLSCVLPDFLQGRAPGSYVGACFDRLLHPDAVPALFRTVPVFTLPSQLPDFLGALQQPRAPRSGRLQERAEQVSRALQPALDCYFHPPGTPAPGRGVGPGAGDGT from the exons ATGCCTGTGCCCTGGTTCTTGCTGTCCTTGGCACTGGGCCGAAGCCCAGTGGTCCTTTCTCTGGAGAGGCTTGTGGGGCCTCAGGACGCTACCCACTGCTCTCCG ggCCTCTCCTGCCACCTCTGGG ACAGTGACATACTCTGCCTGCCTGGGGACATCGTGCCTGCTCCGGGCCCCGTGCTGGCGCCTACGCACCTGCAGACAGAGCTGGTGCTGAGGTGCCAAAAGGAGACCGACTGTGACCTCTGTCTGCGTGTGGCTGTCCACTTGGCCGTGCATG GGCACTGGGAAGAGCCTGAAGATGAGAAAAAGTTTGGAGGAGCAGCTGACTCAGGGGTGGAGGAGCCTAGGAATG CCTCTCTCCAGGCCCAAGTCGTGCTCTCCTTCCAGGCCTACCCTACTGCCCGCTGCGTCCTGCTGGAGGTGCAAGTGCCTGCTGCCCTTGTGCAGTTTGGTCAGTCTGTG GGCTCTGTGGTATATGACTGCTTCGAGGCTGCCCTAGGGAGTGAGGTACGAATCTGGTCCTATACTCAGCCCAGGTACGAGAAGGAACTCAACCACACACAGCAGCTGCCTG ACTGCAGGGGGCTCGAAGTCCGGAACAGCATCCCGAGCTGCTGGG ccctgccctggcTCAACGTGTCAGCAGATGGTGACAACGTGCATCTGGTTCTGAATGTCTCTGAGGAGCAGCACTTCGGCCTCTCCCTGTACTGGAATCAGGTCCAGGGCCCCCCAAAACCCCGGTGGCACAAAAACCTG ACTGGACCGCAGATCATTACCTTGAACCACACAGACCTGGTTCCCTGCCTCTGTATTCAG GTGTGGCCTCTGGAACCTGACTCCGTTAGGACGAACATCTGCCCCTTCAGGGAGG ACCCCCGCGCACACCGAAACCTCTGGCAAGCCGCCCGACTGCGACTGCTGACCCTGCAGAGCTGGCTGCTGGACGCACCGTGCTCGCTGCCCGCAGAAGCAGCACTGTGCTGGCGGGCTCTGGGTGGGGACCCCTGCCAGCCACTGGTCCCACCGCTTTCCTGGGAGAATGTCACTGTGGAC AAGGTTCTCGAGTTCCCATTGCTGAAAGGCCACCCTAACCTCTGTGTTCAG CAGGTGAACAGCTCGGAGAAGCTGCAGCTGCAGGAGTGCTTGTGGGCTG ACTCCCTGGGGCCTCTCAAAGACGATGTGCTACTGTTGGAGACACGAGGCCCCCAGGACAACAGATCCCTCTGTGCCTTGGAACCCAGTGGCTGTACTTCACTACCCAGCAGAGCCTCCACG CTATGGGATGATGACTTGGGAGCGCTATGGGCCTGCCCCATGGACAAAT ACATCCACAAGCGCTGGGCCCTCGTGTGGCTGGCCTGCCTACTCTTTGCCGCTGCGCTTTCCCTCATCCTCCTTCTCAAAAAGGATCACGCGAAAG GGTGGCTGAGGCTCTTGAAACAGGACGTCCGCTCGGGGG CGGCCGCCAGGGGCCGCGCGGCTCTGCTCCTCTACTCAGCCGATGACTCGGGCTTCGAGCGCCTGGTGGGCGCCCTGGCGTCGGCCCTGTGCCAGCTGCCGCTGCGCGTGGCCGTAGACCTGTGGAGCCGTCGTGAACTGAGCGCGCAGGGGCCCGTGGCTTGGTTTCACGCGCAGCGGCGCCAGACCCTGCAGGAGGGCGGCGTGGTGGTCTTGCTCTTCTCGCCCGGTGCGGTGGCGCTGTGCAGCGAGTGGCTACAGGACGGGGTGTCCGGGCCCGGGGCGCACGGCCCGCACGACGCCTTCCGCGCCTCGCTCAGCTGCGTGCTGCCCGACTTCTTGCAGGGCCGGGCGCCCGGCAGCTACGTGGGGGCCTGCTTCGACAGGCTGCTCCACCCGGACGCCGTACCCGCCCTTTTCCGCACCGTGCCCGTCTTCACACTGCCCTCCCAACTGCCAGACTTCCTGGGGGCCCTGCAGCAGCCTCGCGCCCCGCGTTCCGGGCGGCTCCAAGAGAGAGCGGAGCAAGTGTCCCGGGCCCTTCAGCCAGCCCTGGATTGCTACTTCCATCCCCCGGGGACTCCCGCGCCGGGACGCGGGGTGGGACCTGGGGCGGGGGACGGGACTTAA
- the IL17RC gene encoding interleukin-17 receptor C isoform X5, which translates to MPVPWFLLSLALGRSPVVLSLERLVGPQDATHCSPVSLEPWGDEERLRVQFLAQQSLSLAPVTAATARTALSGLSGADGRREEWGRGKSWVCLPLGGSGNTEPQKKGLSCHLWDSDILCLPGDIVPAPGPVLAPTHLQTELVLRCQKETDCDLCLRVAVHLAVHGHWEEPEDEKKFGGAADSGVEEPRNASLQAQVVLSFQAYPTARCVLLEVQVPAALVQFGQSVGSVVYDCFEAALGSEVRIWSYTQPRYEKELNHTQQLPALPWLNVSADGDNVHLVLNVSEEQHFGLSLYWNQVQGPPKPRWHKNLTGPQIITLNHTDLVPCLCIQVWPLEPDSVRTNICPFREDPRAHRNLWQAARLRLLTLQSWLLDAPCSLPAEAALCWRALGGDPCQPLVPPLSWENVTVDKVLEFPLLKGHPNLCVQQVNSSEKLQLQECLWADSLGPLKDDVLLLETRGPQDNRSLCALEPSGCTSLPSRASTRAARLGEYLLQDLQSGQCLQLWDDDLGALWACPMDKYIHKRWALVWLACLLFAAALSLILLLKKDHAKGWLRLLKQDVRSGAAARGRAALLLYSADDSGFERLVGALASALCQLPLRVAVDLWSRRELSAQGPVAWFHAQRRQTLQEGGVVVLLFSPGAVALCSEWLQDGVSGPGAHGPHDAFRASLSCVLPDFLQGRAPGSYVGACFDRLLHPDAVPALFRTVPVFTLPSQLPDFLGALQQPRAPRSGRLQERAEQVSRALQPALDCYFHPPGTPAPGRGVGPGAGDGT; encoded by the exons ATGCCTGTGCCCTGGTTCTTGCTGTCCTTGGCACTGGGCCGAAGCCCAGTGGTCCTTTCTCTGGAGAGGCTTGTGGGGCCTCAGGACGCTACCCACTGCTCTCCGGTGAGTCTGGAACCCTGGGGAGACGAGGAAAGGCTCAGAGTTCAGTTTTTGGCTCAGCAAAGCCTTAGCCTGGCTCCTGTCACTGCTGCCACCGCCAGAACTGCCCTGTCTGGTCTGTCTGGTGCTGATGGTAGAAGAGAAGAATGGGGAAGGGGCAAGAGCTGGGTCTGTCTTCCTCTGGGAGGGTCTGGGAATACGGAGCCCCAGAAAAAG ggCCTCTCCTGCCACCTCTGGG ACAGTGACATACTCTGCCTGCCTGGGGACATCGTGCCTGCTCCGGGCCCCGTGCTGGCGCCTACGCACCTGCAGACAGAGCTGGTGCTGAGGTGCCAAAAGGAGACCGACTGTGACCTCTGTCTGCGTGTGGCTGTCCACTTGGCCGTGCATG GGCACTGGGAAGAGCCTGAAGATGAGAAAAAGTTTGGAGGAGCAGCTGACTCAGGGGTGGAGGAGCCTAGGAATG CCTCTCTCCAGGCCCAAGTCGTGCTCTCCTTCCAGGCCTACCCTACTGCCCGCTGCGTCCTGCTGGAGGTGCAAGTGCCTGCTGCCCTTGTGCAGTTTGGTCAGTCTGTG GGCTCTGTGGTATATGACTGCTTCGAGGCTGCCCTAGGGAGTGAGGTACGAATCTGGTCCTATACTCAGCCCAGGTACGAGAAGGAACTCAACCACACACAGCAGCTGCCTG ccctgccctggcTCAACGTGTCAGCAGATGGTGACAACGTGCATCTGGTTCTGAATGTCTCTGAGGAGCAGCACTTCGGCCTCTCCCTGTACTGGAATCAGGTCCAGGGCCCCCCAAAACCCCGGTGGCACAAAAACCTG ACTGGACCGCAGATCATTACCTTGAACCACACAGACCTGGTTCCCTGCCTCTGTATTCAG GTGTGGCCTCTGGAACCTGACTCCGTTAGGACGAACATCTGCCCCTTCAGGGAGG ACCCCCGCGCACACCGAAACCTCTGGCAAGCCGCCCGACTGCGACTGCTGACCCTGCAGAGCTGGCTGCTGGACGCACCGTGCTCGCTGCCCGCAGAAGCAGCACTGTGCTGGCGGGCTCTGGGTGGGGACCCCTGCCAGCCACTGGTCCCACCGCTTTCCTGGGAGAATGTCACTGTGGAC AAGGTTCTCGAGTTCCCATTGCTGAAAGGCCACCCTAACCTCTGTGTTCAG CAGGTGAACAGCTCGGAGAAGCTGCAGCTGCAGGAGTGCTTGTGGGCTG ACTCCCTGGGGCCTCTCAAAGACGATGTGCTACTGTTGGAGACACGAGGCCCCCAGGACAACAGATCCCTCTGTGCCTTGGAACCCAGTGGCTGTACTTCACTACCCAGCAGAGCCTCCACG AGGGCAGCTCGCCTTGGAGAGTACTTACTACAAGACCTGCAGTCAGGCCAGTGTCTGCAG CTATGGGATGATGACTTGGGAGCGCTATGGGCCTGCCCCATGGACAAAT ACATCCACAAGCGCTGGGCCCTCGTGTGGCTGGCCTGCCTACTCTTTGCCGCTGCGCTTTCCCTCATCCTCCTTCTCAAAAAGGATCACGCGAAAG GGTGGCTGAGGCTCTTGAAACAGGACGTCCGCTCGGGGG CGGCCGCCAGGGGCCGCGCGGCTCTGCTCCTCTACTCAGCCGATGACTCGGGCTTCGAGCGCCTGGTGGGCGCCCTGGCGTCGGCCCTGTGCCAGCTGCCGCTGCGCGTGGCCGTAGACCTGTGGAGCCGTCGTGAACTGAGCGCGCAGGGGCCCGTGGCTTGGTTTCACGCGCAGCGGCGCCAGACCCTGCAGGAGGGCGGCGTGGTGGTCTTGCTCTTCTCGCCCGGTGCGGTGGCGCTGTGCAGCGAGTGGCTACAGGACGGGGTGTCCGGGCCCGGGGCGCACGGCCCGCACGACGCCTTCCGCGCCTCGCTCAGCTGCGTGCTGCCCGACTTCTTGCAGGGCCGGGCGCCCGGCAGCTACGTGGGGGCCTGCTTCGACAGGCTGCTCCACCCGGACGCCGTACCCGCCCTTTTCCGCACCGTGCCCGTCTTCACACTGCCCTCCCAACTGCCAGACTTCCTGGGGGCCCTGCAGCAGCCTCGCGCCCCGCGTTCCGGGCGGCTCCAAGAGAGAGCGGAGCAAGTGTCCCGGGCCCTTCAGCCAGCCCTGGATTGCTACTTCCATCCCCCGGGGACTCCCGCGCCGGGACGCGGGGTGGGACCTGGGGCGGGGGACGGGACTTAA
- the IL17RC gene encoding interleukin-17 receptor C isoform X28 — protein sequence MPVPWFLLSLALGRSPVVLSLERLVGPQDATHCSPGLSCHLWDSDILCLPGDIVPAPGPVLAPTHLQTELVLRCQKETDCDLCLRVAVHLAVHGHWEEPEDEKKFGGAADSGVEEPRNASLQAQVVLSFQAYPTARCVLLEVQVPAALVQFGQSVGSVVYDCFEAALGSEVRIWSYTQPRYEKELNHTQQLPDCRGLEVRNSIPSCWALPWLNVSADGDNVHLVLNVSEEQHFGLSLYWNQVQGPPKPRWHKNLTGPQIITLNHTDLVPCLCIQVWPLEPDSVRTNICPFREDPRAHRNLWQAARLRLLTLQSWLLDAPCSLPAEAALCWRALGGDPCQPLVPPLSWENVTVDVNSSEKLQLQECLWADSLGPLKDDVLLLETRGPQDNRSLCALEPSGCTSLPSRASTRAARLGEYLLQDLQSGQCLQLWDDDLGALWACPMDKYIHKRWALVWLACLLFAAALSLILLLKKDHAKGWLRLLKQDVRSGAAARGRAALLLYSADDSGFERLVGALASALCQLPLRVAVDLWSRRELSAQGPVAWFHAQRRQTLQEGGVVVLLFSPGAVALCSEWLQDGVSGPGAHGPHDAFRASLSCVLPDFLQGRAPGSYVGACFDRLLHPDAVPALFRTVPVFTLPSQLPDFLGALQQPRAPRSGRLQERAEQVSRALQPALDCYFHPPGTPAPGRGVGPGAGDGT from the exons ATGCCTGTGCCCTGGTTCTTGCTGTCCTTGGCACTGGGCCGAAGCCCAGTGGTCCTTTCTCTGGAGAGGCTTGTGGGGCCTCAGGACGCTACCCACTGCTCTCCG ggCCTCTCCTGCCACCTCTGGG ACAGTGACATACTCTGCCTGCCTGGGGACATCGTGCCTGCTCCGGGCCCCGTGCTGGCGCCTACGCACCTGCAGACAGAGCTGGTGCTGAGGTGCCAAAAGGAGACCGACTGTGACCTCTGTCTGCGTGTGGCTGTCCACTTGGCCGTGCATG GGCACTGGGAAGAGCCTGAAGATGAGAAAAAGTTTGGAGGAGCAGCTGACTCAGGGGTGGAGGAGCCTAGGAATG CCTCTCTCCAGGCCCAAGTCGTGCTCTCCTTCCAGGCCTACCCTACTGCCCGCTGCGTCCTGCTGGAGGTGCAAGTGCCTGCTGCCCTTGTGCAGTTTGGTCAGTCTGTG GGCTCTGTGGTATATGACTGCTTCGAGGCTGCCCTAGGGAGTGAGGTACGAATCTGGTCCTATACTCAGCCCAGGTACGAGAAGGAACTCAACCACACACAGCAGCTGCCTG ACTGCAGGGGGCTCGAAGTCCGGAACAGCATCCCGAGCTGCTGGG ccctgccctggcTCAACGTGTCAGCAGATGGTGACAACGTGCATCTGGTTCTGAATGTCTCTGAGGAGCAGCACTTCGGCCTCTCCCTGTACTGGAATCAGGTCCAGGGCCCCCCAAAACCCCGGTGGCACAAAAACCTG ACTGGACCGCAGATCATTACCTTGAACCACACAGACCTGGTTCCCTGCCTCTGTATTCAG GTGTGGCCTCTGGAACCTGACTCCGTTAGGACGAACATCTGCCCCTTCAGGGAGG ACCCCCGCGCACACCGAAACCTCTGGCAAGCCGCCCGACTGCGACTGCTGACCCTGCAGAGCTGGCTGCTGGACGCACCGTGCTCGCTGCCCGCAGAAGCAGCACTGTGCTGGCGGGCTCTGGGTGGGGACCCCTGCCAGCCACTGGTCCCACCGCTTTCCTGGGAGAATGTCACTGTGGAC GTGAACAGCTCGGAGAAGCTGCAGCTGCAGGAGTGCTTGTGGGCTG ACTCCCTGGGGCCTCTCAAAGACGATGTGCTACTGTTGGAGACACGAGGCCCCCAGGACAACAGATCCCTCTGTGCCTTGGAACCCAGTGGCTGTACTTCACTACCCAGCAGAGCCTCCACG AGGGCAGCTCGCCTTGGAGAGTACTTACTACAAGACCTGCAGTCAGGCCAGTGTCTGCAG CTATGGGATGATGACTTGGGAGCGCTATGGGCCTGCCCCATGGACAAAT ACATCCACAAGCGCTGGGCCCTCGTGTGGCTGGCCTGCCTACTCTTTGCCGCTGCGCTTTCCCTCATCCTCCTTCTCAAAAAGGATCACGCGAAAG GGTGGCTGAGGCTCTTGAAACAGGACGTCCGCTCGGGGG CGGCCGCCAGGGGCCGCGCGGCTCTGCTCCTCTACTCAGCCGATGACTCGGGCTTCGAGCGCCTGGTGGGCGCCCTGGCGTCGGCCCTGTGCCAGCTGCCGCTGCGCGTGGCCGTAGACCTGTGGAGCCGTCGTGAACTGAGCGCGCAGGGGCCCGTGGCTTGGTTTCACGCGCAGCGGCGCCAGACCCTGCAGGAGGGCGGCGTGGTGGTCTTGCTCTTCTCGCCCGGTGCGGTGGCGCTGTGCAGCGAGTGGCTACAGGACGGGGTGTCCGGGCCCGGGGCGCACGGCCCGCACGACGCCTTCCGCGCCTCGCTCAGCTGCGTGCTGCCCGACTTCTTGCAGGGCCGGGCGCCCGGCAGCTACGTGGGGGCCTGCTTCGACAGGCTGCTCCACCCGGACGCCGTACCCGCCCTTTTCCGCACCGTGCCCGTCTTCACACTGCCCTCCCAACTGCCAGACTTCCTGGGGGCCCTGCAGCAGCCTCGCGCCCCGCGTTCCGGGCGGCTCCAAGAGAGAGCGGAGCAAGTGTCCCGGGCCCTTCAGCCAGCCCTGGATTGCTACTTCCATCCCCCGGGGACTCCCGCGCCGGGACGCGGGGTGGGACCTGGGGCGGGGGACGGGACTTAA